In Leptolyngbya sp. NIES-2104, the genomic window GATCGATTCTTCGTCCAGTGCTGTTTTCGGGTTTGAATGCTGATCCAGAGTGGCTGCATGTTCAGACTTTACGATCGCTGTCTTGGCTAAATTCTGCCCAATGGATGCAATCGCAGGTTGATCATCTCTATGGCTATGAGTCCCCGAAATTAGCTCAATCGCTCTGGGGCTTGACGTTTCCGAATCCGATCGGGTTGGCGGCAGGTTTTGATAAAGATGGTGTTGCGGCGAATGTTTGGTCGAGTTTTGGTTTCGGATTTGCGGAACTGGGAACCGTCACGTTTCACGCACAACCCGGCAATTCTCAACCTCGACTGTTTCGCTTAACCGAAGATCTCGCTGCTCTAAATCGGATGGGATTCAACAATCAGGGAGCGGCTTCACTACGATCGCGTCTCGAACACCGAAAATCAGGAATTCCGATTGGGATCAATCTCGGCAAGTCGAAGATCACACCGCTTGAATCAGCCGCAGAAGATTATCTAGGCAGCTTCCGATTGTTGAAATCGCTCGGTGACTACTTTGTTGTGAATGTTAGTTCTCCAAATACGCCCGGACTGCGATCGCTTCAAGCAACGGATCAATTGGAGCCAATTCTGTCCGCGCTCCAAACCGAGAATCAGTCTGAAAAACCGCTGCTCGTCAAGATTGCACCCGACTTGGAATGGGAAGATATTTCTGCGATCGTTGATCTAGCTCAGCGTTATCAACTCTCTGGCATCATTGCGACCAACACCACGATCCGAAGAGATGGACTGAAAACGCAAACCGTTCGCGGCAATCCGATCACTGAG contains:
- a CDS encoding quinone-dependent dihydroorotate dehydrogenase, producing MRYCSDALLFLLNFSPVSDFYRSILRPVLFSGLNADPEWLHVQTLRSLSWLNSAQWMQSQVDHLYGYESPKLAQSLWGLTFPNPIGLAAGFDKDGVAANVWSSFGFGFAELGTVTFHAQPGNSQPRLFRLTEDLAALNRMGFNNQGAASLRSRLEHRKSGIPIGINLGKSKITPLESAAEDYLGSFRLLKSLGDYFVVNVSSPNTPGLRSLQATDQLEPILSALQTENQSEKPLLVKIAPDLEWEDISAIVDLAQRYQLSGIIATNTTIRRDGLKTQTVRGNPITEEAGGISGAPVRVRSTEVIRSIWKQTGGTLPIIGVGGVFSADDAWEKITAGASLVQVYTGWVYEGPTMVKRILQGLEERLERSEFSSFKDAIGSDHFNPAE